A section of the Clostridium felsineum DSM 794 genome encodes:
- a CDS encoding aldose 1-epimerase family protein, translating into MCVSLENENLKVSISEDGAELTSVKGKKTDNEYIWTADSKYWGRHAPILFPIVGRVKEDKYRIDDKIYKLPQHGFARDMKFELESKTEDTAVFKLGWNEETLEKYPYKFELRVIYCLKESKIDVTYNVKNVDEDKIYFSIGAHPAFNCPVIGKQAEEDELQFEDYYIEFENRETTGVSKLNSNSLLSRNRSPFLYASNILSLGEHIFKQGALILKDLDSTSISLRNDKNTTTVTVSFEGFPYVGLWSKPEGAPFVCIEPWFGHADYEDFNGDFREKEDGLMLEAEKEFQCTYSIDIEE; encoded by the coding sequence ATGTGTGTGAGTTTAGAAAATGAAAATTTGAAAGTTTCAATATCAGAAGATGGGGCAGAACTTACTAGCGTAAAAGGAAAAAAAACTGACAATGAATATATCTGGACTGCTGATTCAAAATATTGGGGCAGACATGCACCTATTTTATTTCCTATAGTAGGAAGAGTGAAAGAAGATAAATACAGAATAGATGATAAAATATATAAACTCCCTCAACATGGATTTGCTAGAGATATGAAATTTGAATTAGAAAGTAAAACTGAAGATACAGCAGTTTTTAAACTTGGATGGAATGAAGAAACTTTAGAAAAGTATCCGTATAAATTTGAGTTAAGGGTCATATACTGTCTTAAAGAGAGTAAAATTGATGTTACCTACAATGTAAAGAATGTAGATGAAGATAAAATATATTTTTCTATAGGAGCTCATCCTGCCTTTAATTGTCCTGTTATTGGAAAACAAGCAGAAGAAGATGAATTACAATTTGAAGATTATTATATTGAATTCGAAAATAGAGAAACAACAGGGGTAAGCAAATTAAATTCAAATAGTCTACTATCTAGAAACAGATCTCCTTTTTTATATGCATCTAACATATTGAGTTTGGGTGAACATATATTTAAGCAAGGTGCATTAATATTAAAGGATTTAGATTCTACAAGTATATCCTTAAGGAATGATAAAAATACCACTACAGTAACAGTATCTTTTGAAGGCTTCCCTTATGTTGGATTATGGTCTAAACCTGAGGGTGCACCATTTGTCTGTATAGAGCCATGGTTTGGTCATGCTGATTACGAAGATTTTAATGGAGATTTTAGAGAAAAAGAAGATGGACTTATGTTAGAGGCAGAAAAAGAATTTCAATGCACATATTCTATAGATATTGAAGAATAG
- the hisC gene encoding histidinol-phosphate transaminase, protein MSKFWNERVKKLEPYVPGEQPKDQKYIKLNTNENPYPPSPKVIEAIKDAANFKLKLYPDPNCDSLKRVVADYYNISEDEVFVGNGSDEVLAFSFMTFFDSKKTVFFADITYSFYKVYTNLLGLNCELIPLKDDFSIDVDGFLKENGGIIIPNPNAPTAKYIELNDIKRIVEYNSNSVVIVDEAYIDFGGESAVGLIKEYPNLLIVQTLSKSRSLAGLRVGFAMGDSKLIEGLLRVKNSINSYTLDRIALAGAEAAFKDKEYFQKTREKIIITRDRVTNKLRKIGFKVIESKANFIFISHPKVLAEHIFKELKKKGILVRYFNTERINNYLRVSIGNDEEMDKFVEKIKECVIE, encoded by the coding sequence ATGAGTAAATTTTGGAATGAAAGAGTAAAAAAATTAGAACCATATGTTCCAGGTGAACAACCTAAAGATCAAAAATACATAAAATTAAATACAAACGAAAATCCATACCCTCCATCACCAAAGGTTATTGAAGCTATAAAAGATGCGGCGAACTTTAAACTTAAACTTTATCCTGACCCTAATTGTGATTCTTTAAAAAGGGTTGTTGCAGATTACTATAACATATCAGAGGACGAGGTTTTTGTAGGAAATGGCTCCGATGAAGTTTTAGCATTTTCCTTTATGACTTTTTTTGATTCTAAAAAAACTGTATTTTTTGCAGATATAACATATAGTTTTTATAAAGTATATACTAATTTACTCGGTTTAAATTGTGAGCTTATTCCTTTAAAGGACGATTTTAGTATAGATGTTGATGGATTTTTAAAAGAAAATGGCGGAATAATTATTCCAAATCCCAATGCGCCTACTGCAAAGTATATTGAACTTAATGATATAAAAAGAATAGTAGAGTATAATTCTAACTCGGTAGTTATTGTTGATGAAGCATATATTGATTTTGGCGGAGAGTCAGCTGTAGGACTTATAAAAGAGTATCCTAATCTTTTAATTGTTCAAACTTTATCAAAATCAAGATCACTTGCAGGACTTAGGGTTGGATTTGCAATGGGAGACTCAAAGTTAATTGAAGGCTTGCTTAGAGTTAAAAATTCTATAAATTCATATACTTTAGATAGAATTGCCCTTGCAGGAGCAGAAGCTGCATTTAAGGACAAGGAATATTTTCAGAAGACAAGGGAAAAAATTATAATTACAAGGGATAGAGTGACTAATAAATTAAGGAAAATTGGATTTAAGGTAATAGAGTCTAAGGCTAATTTTATATTTATAAGTCATCCAAAGGTTTTGGCAGAACATATATTTAAAGAACTAAAGAAAAAAGGAATATTGGTAAGATATTTTAATACCGAAAGAATTAATAATTACTTAAGAGTAAGTATAGGAAATGATGAGGAAATGGACAAGTTTGTAGAAAAAATTAAAGAATGTGTTATAGAATAA
- a CDS encoding 3D domain-containing protein — MNKRVFLSVITMLAIIITFNGNMGNVLAAQPSNNDDALKQTQADKKNIQNKIQDLNGKVEDVLKKIDNNKKDMNKIYDEMQSNQKKLNDTKNALTSQQNLLNQRVRAMYMNGTDSYVNILFSSKSFNDFASKANAIAKVIEFDKNVISNVKSQKDVISKESQSLNDENQKLLSLKKSNEDLLLSLNQNVGQQKDLLAKTTQKEQTLLAEKAAEEERQREAAAAAAAAAAKAKASPVTPNTNKSNTQLLSSPSQPPAVSGSVITLVATGYSDDGFTASGTHTVRNPGGYSTVAVDPTVIRPGSRLYVDGYGYAVADDTGGDIIGNRIDLFFSSNQDALNWGRRSVTVHILN; from the coding sequence TTGAATAAGAGAGTTTTTTTATCTGTTATTACAATGCTGGCTATAATCATTACTTTCAATGGTAACATGGGTAATGTACTAGCTGCACAACCATCTAATAACGACGATGCGCTTAAGCAAACGCAGGCAGACAAAAAGAACATACAAAACAAAATTCAAGATTTAAATGGTAAGGTTGAAGATGTATTAAAAAAGATTGATAATAACAAGAAAGATATGAACAAAATATATGATGAAATGCAATCTAACCAAAAAAAATTGAATGATACCAAAAACGCATTAACTTCACAGCAAAATTTACTTAATCAAAGAGTAAGAGCAATGTACATGAATGGAACAGATTCCTATGTAAACATACTTTTCTCTTCAAAAAGCTTTAATGATTTTGCATCAAAGGCTAATGCAATCGCGAAAGTAATTGAATTCGATAAAAATGTTATTAGCAATGTAAAAAGTCAAAAAGACGTTATAAGCAAAGAAAGTCAATCGTTAAATGATGAAAATCAAAAACTTTTATCTTTAAAGAAAAGTAATGAAGATTTACTTTTAAGCTTAAATCAAAACGTTGGACAACAAAAAGACTTACTTGCTAAAACTACTCAGAAGGAACAAACTCTGCTAGCTGAAAAAGCAGCGGAAGAAGAGCGACAAAGAGAAGCAGCAGCGGCTGCCGCAGCTGCCGCAGCAAAAGCAAAAGCTTCTCCTGTTACTCCTAATACTAACAAAAGTAATACTCAGCTTCTTTCAAGTCCGAGTCAACCACCTGCTGTAAGTGGATCTGTAATAACCTTAGTTGCTACAGGCTACTCTGATGATGGTTTTACAGCATCTGGAACACATACTGTTAGAAATCCTGGTGGATACAGTACCGTCGCGGTAGATCCTACAGTTATTAGACCAGGCTCTCGACTTTACGTAGATGGCTATGGATACGCCGTTGCAGATGATACTGGTGGAGACATTATAGGAAACAGAATCGACTTATTCTTTTCAAGTAATCAAGATGCGCTGAACTGGGGAAGAAGAAGTGTAACCGTTCACATTCTTAATTAA
- a CDS encoding CPBP family intramembrane glutamic endopeptidase encodes MKQLKRDEIITFLIFTFVGTYLCWGILALSSRSILNKSIYYNNSLYTFLRILGASMPSIVGIILSYYFRGKAGINYLFKSLMKWKFNVLFYLAAMFSVNAQSFIIGVIYNVLGGNTKVIINTSQSYLFKTNSIIGVIGLFVLIVLFGGPVEEELGWRGFLLPRLQSKFHPILSGIIVGVIWTFWHLPMFFIKGSGYEGFISYLIVTIILSLEITWLYNKTKGSLLIAILLHGFDDTYAVIFRFSLNRVSNVVWIGIIFIAIIVVIDMLRKPLNKVVLKDI; translated from the coding sequence TTGAAGCAATTAAAGAGAGACGAAATAATAACTTTTTTGATTTTTACTTTTGTAGGAACGTATTTATGTTGGGGAATTTTAGCCTTATCATCTAGAAGTATTTTAAATAAAAGTATTTATTATAATAATAGTCTATATACCTTTTTAAGAATATTAGGAGCGTCTATGCCAAGTATTGTAGGAATAATACTCTCTTATTATTTTAGAGGAAAAGCTGGTATAAATTATTTATTTAAAAGCCTAATGAAGTGGAAATTTAATGTTCTTTTTTATTTAGCCGCAATGTTTTCTGTAAATGCACAAAGTTTTATTATTGGAGTTATTTATAATGTACTAGGTGGAAATACTAAAGTTATAATTAATACCAGTCAGTCTTATTTATTTAAAACTAATAGTATAATTGGTGTGATAGGCTTATTTGTATTAATAGTTTTATTTGGAGGTCCTGTTGAAGAAGAGCTTGGATGGAGAGGTTTTTTACTTCCTAGACTTCAAAGTAAATTTCATCCAATACTTTCAGGAATAATAGTAGGAGTCATATGGACTTTTTGGCATTTGCCTATGTTTTTTATTAAAGGCTCAGGGTATGAAGGCTTTATAAGCTACCTAATAGTAACTATAATTTTGTCCTTAGAAATAACATGGCTTTATAATAAAACAAAAGGAAGTTTACTTATAGCAATTCTACTTCATGGATTTGATGATACCTATGCTGTAATATTTAGATTTTCATTAAATAGGGTAAGTAATGTGGTATGGATAGGTATAATTTTTATTGCTATTATTGTTGTTATAGATATGCTTAGAAAACCTTTAAATAAGGTTGTATTAAAAGATATATAA
- a CDS encoding tagaturonate reductase, with the protein MNLNKETFKDYKKYPERIIQFGEGNFLRAFVDWQIQKMNDEANFNSGVVAIQPRESGRVLPKLKAQDGLFTVCLQGIKDGEAVKEHSVINCISNCINPYEEFDKYLEVARSKELKFVISNTTEAGIAFDENDKYKSGCQKSYPGKLTALLYERFKFFKGEKGRGLIVIPCELIEKNGEELKAIIKKYAEVWKLEEEFLAWIETENTFCNTLVDRIVPGYPKDNIEEVTKEIGYEDKMVVVSEQYYLWVIEGPSFLKDELPVEEAGLNVKLVNDVTPYRERKVRILNGAHTALVPVAYLYGLDTVREAVEHEVVGEFIKEAIYEEIVPTLVSEDIPEEELVTYADSIIERFKNPFIHHYLMTIALNSMSKFETRDMPSILDYLKINGELPHRLVFSLAALIYFYKGKRGKETIELSDDDHILKFYKTIWENCDGTEEALEKLVQAVLAYKDIWKMDLNKVEGLKMAITKNIVNIEQLGIKKALEIHLNTVKVR; encoded by the coding sequence ATGAATTTAAATAAGGAAACCTTTAAAGACTATAAAAAATACCCCGAGAGAATTATACAATTTGGAGAAGGAAACTTTTTAAGAGCTTTTGTGGACTGGCAAATACAAAAAATGAATGATGAGGCTAATTTTAATTCAGGAGTAGTAGCAATTCAACCTAGAGAAAGCGGAAGAGTACTCCCTAAATTAAAGGCACAAGATGGTCTATTTACTGTATGTCTTCAAGGAATTAAGGATGGAGAAGCTGTTAAGGAGCATTCTGTTATTAACTGTATAAGTAACTGTATAAATCCATATGAAGAGTTTGATAAATATCTTGAAGTAGCAAGAAGTAAGGAATTAAAATTTGTTATATCAAACACAACAGAAGCTGGAATTGCCTTTGATGAAAATGATAAATACAAAAGTGGATGTCAAAAAAGTTATCCAGGAAAACTTACAGCGTTATTGTATGAAAGGTTTAAATTTTTTAAAGGGGAAAAGGGCAGGGGTCTTATAGTTATTCCTTGTGAGTTAATTGAAAAAAATGGTGAGGAGCTTAAAGCTATAATAAAGAAGTATGCAGAGGTGTGGAAGCTTGAAGAAGAGTTTTTAGCTTGGATAGAAACAGAGAATACATTTTGCAATACACTTGTAGATAGAATAGTTCCAGGATATCCTAAGGATAATATTGAAGAAGTTACAAAAGAAATCGGATATGAAGATAAAATGGTAGTAGTAAGTGAACAATATTATTTATGGGTAATTGAAGGACCAAGCTTCCTTAAGGATGAACTTCCAGTTGAAGAAGCTGGACTAAACGTAAAATTGGTTAATGATGTTACGCCATATAGAGAAAGAAAAGTAAGAATATTAAACGGAGCTCATACTGCACTTGTTCCAGTGGCATACCTTTATGGGTTAGATACTGTAAGAGAAGCTGTAGAGCATGAAGTTGTAGGAGAATTTATAAAAGAAGCTATATATGAAGAAATAGTTCCTACTTTAGTAAGTGAAGATATTCCAGAAGAAGAGCTAGTTACATATGCTGATTCAATTATTGAAAGATTTAAAAACCCATTTATACATCATTATTTAATGACTATAGCTTTAAATTCTATGTCAAAGTTTGAAACAAGAGACATGCCTTCTATACTTGATTATTTAAAGATAAATGGAGAACTTCCTCATAGACTAGTATTTTCACTAGCAGCTTTAATATATTTTTATAAGGGCAAGAGAGGCAAGGAAACTATAGAATTATCAGATGATGATCATATTTTAAAGTTTTACAAAACTATCTGGGAAAATTGTGACGGAACAGAGGAAGCTTTAGAAAAGCTAGTTCAAGCAGTTTTAGCTTATAAGGACATATGGAAAATGGATTTAAATAAAGTTGAAGGTTTAAAAATGGCTATTACTAAAAATATAGTAAATATTGAACAGCTAGGAATTAAAAAAGCATTAGAAATTCATTTGAATACTGTAAAGGTTAGATAA
- a CDS encoding polysaccharide pyruvyl transferase family protein, with protein MYLLKRKVGIMYDNISGNTGDVAIGISLRKIVKNLKVDYDEVLLNNVDLLKYDTVIIGGGHLLRENSDFFYDKFKLRGANILNSVGVVGNPTDLEYLEDYKYISFRSEGDRKKAGYINKDSRVVPCTTMLLDDLKECPINIKERSIGIHLIPDVFSKEEEELFINWASRLPYNIYFIPITHYNYDYLYMSKLSSKIKNSRILPIMKPLHIFTIVGKFDYFITCSLHGAIFSYTHNVPFILMEQEKSRFFLQDRGLEGYLFRNLGDIISLSEQVINNPLDYSNIIAKDRKILKEHVERIKENVPSGSTAVASKKCDEKYEMAQLNLQNSILQINMYKLSKELEIYKKKVKKVNFKLEEQENKRIYYRKELNKIYKSRGWKVLKKFYLIKDSLTKKIKRSDT; from the coding sequence GTGTACTTATTGAAGAGGAAAGTGGGAATAATGTACGATAATATCAGTGGAAATACTGGTGATGTGGCCATTGGTATTAGTTTGAGAAAAATAGTGAAAAATTTAAAAGTTGATTATGATGAGGTTTTACTTAATAATGTTGATTTACTTAAATATGATACTGTAATCATAGGAGGAGGTCACTTATTAAGAGAAAATAGTGATTTCTTTTATGATAAATTTAAGCTCAGGGGGGCTAATATATTAAATTCTGTTGGAGTTGTTGGTAATCCTACTGATCTTGAATATTTAGAAGATTATAAATATATATCCTTTAGAAGCGAAGGTGACAGAAAAAAAGCTGGTTATATTAATAAGGATAGCAGGGTAGTTCCATGTACAACAATGCTTTTAGATGATTTAAAAGAATGTCCTATTAATATAAAAGAACGGAGTATAGGAATTCATCTTATTCCAGATGTTTTTTCTAAAGAGGAAGAAGAATTATTTATAAATTGGGCGTCTAGGCTTCCATATAATATATATTTTATTCCAATAACACATTATAATTATGACTATCTTTATATGAGTAAATTGAGTAGCAAAATTAAAAATTCTAGGATTCTTCCAATAATGAAGCCACTTCATATATTTACTATAGTAGGGAAGTTTGATTATTTTATAACATGTTCATTGCATGGAGCTATATTTTCATACACACATAATGTTCCATTTATATTAATGGAGCAGGAAAAATCTAGATTCTTTCTTCAGGATAGAGGGCTTGAGGGGTACTTATTTAGAAATTTAGGTGATATTATAAGTTTATCAGAGCAGGTGATAAACAATCCTTTGGACTATTCAAATATAATTGCTAAGGACAGGAAAATACTTAAGGAACATGTGGAGAGAATAAAAGAAAATGTTCCAAGTGGTAGTACAGCTGTAGCTTCAAAAAAATGTGATGAAAAGTATGAAATGGCGCAATTAAATCTGCAAAATAGCATACTTCAAATTAATATGTACAAGCTATCTAAGGAGTTAGAAATTTATAAGAAGAAAGTAAAAAAAGTGAATTTTAAATTAGAAGAACAAGAGAACAAGCGTATATATTATAGAAAAGAGCTTAATAAAATTTATAAATCACGTGGCTGGAAGGTTTTAAAAAAGTTTTACTTAATAAAAGATTCTCTTACAAAGAAAATTAAAAGGTCAGATACATAA
- a CDS encoding metallophosphoesterase has protein sequence MLWYYIGAKGKRVLFTKRNSSGTKLYWIIFWLLAFSFIIAAILRSTITINNMLTEMFTYISAISLAVFCYLIILFPITDFIKFMLNKLGFRGKGRAYLSTVYGRGISIFIVVLAIVILGFWHAINQTTTNYTVNVNKKAGKIKKLNIVLVSDVHMGIMIREHGIDKLVTSINRLNPDIVFFAGDMVDESTEASLEKYYSSAFKKIKTKYGVYSITGNHEYMNNAEVAIKYMEKAKVKVLKDEAVKVNDSFYVVGRNDAAGGKVKPLKEVLKNVDKKLPIIELNHRPVALEEAEKNGVDLQLSGHTHQGQVFPFNFTTELVFEDSYGYMKRRNFNLIVTSGYGTWGPPIRVGTKGEIVKINLDFSK, from the coding sequence ATGCTTTGGTACTATATCGGAGCAAAAGGAAAACGAGTACTTTTTACTAAGCGTAATAGTTCAGGAACAAAATTATACTGGATTATATTTTGGCTTTTAGCATTCTCTTTTATAATAGCTGCTATTTTAAGAAGTACTATAACCATAAATAATATGCTTACAGAAATGTTTACATATATAAGTGCAATTTCTCTAGCTGTATTTTGTTATCTTATAATACTTTTTCCAATAACTGATTTCATAAAATTTATGTTAAATAAACTAGGGTTTAGAGGAAAAGGGAGAGCTTATTTGAGCACTGTTTATGGTAGAGGAATCTCTATTTTTATAGTAGTTTTAGCTATAGTTATATTGGGCTTTTGGCATGCTATTAATCAAACAACAACCAATTATACAGTTAATGTAAATAAAAAGGCAGGTAAAATAAAAAAGTTAAATATTGTATTAGTATCAGATGTGCATATGGGTATAATGATTAGAGAACATGGAATTGATAAGCTTGTTACTTCAATAAATAGACTTAATCCAGATATAGTGTTTTTTGCAGGAGATATGGTAGACGAAAGTACAGAAGCTTCTCTTGAAAAATACTATAGCAGTGCTTTTAAAAAAATAAAAACAAAATACGGAGTTTATTCAATAACTGGAAATCATGAATATATGAATAATGCCGAGGTGGCAATTAAATATATGGAAAAAGCAAAGGTTAAGGTACTTAAGGATGAGGCAGTTAAAGTTAATGATAGCTTTTATGTTGTGGGAAGAAATGATGCGGCAGGTGGAAAAGTAAAGCCATTAAAGGAAGTTCTAAAGAATGTAGATAAAAAATTGCCTATTATTGAATTAAACCATAGACCAGTTGCTTTAGAAGAAGCAGAAAAAAACGGAGTGGATTTGCAGCTTTCAGGGCATACTCATCAAGGGCAAGTTTTTCCGTTTAATTTTACTACAGAACTTGTGTTTGAAGATAGCTATGGATATATGAAAAGAAGAAATTTTAATTTGATAGTAACTTCTGGTTATGGCACTTGGGGTCCACCTATAAGAGTAGGTACAAAGGGAGAGATAGTGAAGATAAATCTTGATTTTAGTAAGTAA